A portion of the Luteitalea sp. genome contains these proteins:
- a CDS encoding sodium-dependent transporter codes for MAVSSDRGMWSGRLGFILATAGSAVGLGNIWGFPIQVGQGGGAAFVLIYLACVFLICVPIQIAEFAIGRRAQRAPVGAFRTISPSTRWWLVGALGTITGVGILSFYVVVAGWTLAYIWFAAAGSVGNSPEAIGGFFKAFAANAPLNVCLTLVTLGMTAAIILGGVRGGIERASRALMPLLFGLLVLLAIRAVTLPGAADGLAYYLRPDFSSIADIRVFNAALGQAFFSLSLGMGTLITYGSYLSKRESIGASALWIAAIDTTIALLAGFVIFPAGFSIAGFDPRTSGPSLIFEVLPRLFATLPGGQLFGAAFFVLLFMAALTSAISLLEVPVAHLIDQHRWSRRKAVLTVTVVTAVLALPSALGNGAVGFFTQLPGLGLDFLTLMATIWNNFSLPIGGFLTAIFVGYVWRVEGALSELLAEHAWFPQPHLWGAIIRYVCPVAIFVIIFFTVRALIG; via the coding sequence ATGGCAGTGTCATCGGATCGAGGCATGTGGAGCGGCCGGCTCGGGTTCATCCTCGCGACCGCAGGGTCGGCGGTCGGCCTCGGCAACATCTGGGGCTTTCCGATTCAGGTGGGCCAGGGTGGCGGCGCCGCCTTCGTCCTGATCTACCTGGCCTGTGTCTTCTTGATTTGCGTCCCAATCCAGATCGCGGAATTCGCCATTGGCCGGCGCGCCCAGCGTGCACCGGTCGGTGCCTTTCGCACCATTAGTCCGAGCACGCGCTGGTGGCTCGTGGGGGCGCTCGGCACCATCACCGGCGTCGGCATTCTGTCCTTCTACGTCGTGGTCGCTGGGTGGACGCTTGCCTACATCTGGTTCGCGGCGGCGGGCAGCGTTGGCAACAGTCCGGAGGCGATTGGCGGCTTCTTCAAGGCCTTTGCGGCCAACGCCCCGCTCAACGTATGCCTGACCCTGGTCACGCTTGGCATGACGGCCGCCATCATCCTCGGCGGTGTGCGCGGCGGTATCGAGCGCGCGAGCCGAGCGCTCATGCCGCTGCTTTTCGGCCTGCTCGTGCTGCTCGCCATTCGTGCGGTGACGCTGCCTGGAGCCGCCGACGGACTGGCCTACTACCTCCGACCGGACTTCAGCAGCATCGCCGACATCCGGGTGTTCAACGCCGCTCTGGGCCAAGCCTTCTTCTCACTCAGCCTTGGCATGGGGACGCTCATCACCTACGGCAGTTACCTCTCGAAGCGCGAGAGCATTGGGGCGTCGGCGCTCTGGATCGCGGCGATCGATACGACGATCGCGTTGTTGGCCGGCTTCGTCATTTTTCCGGCGGGCTTCTCCATCGCAGGCTTCGATCCCCGGACGAGCGGACCGAGCTTGATCTTCGAGGTGCTGCCGCGGCTCTTCGCGACCCTGCCTGGAGGGCAGCTCTTCGGCGCCGCCTTCTTCGTCCTCCTCTTCATGGCCGCGCTCACCTCGGCAATCTCGCTGCTCGAGGTTCCCGTGGCCCACTTGATCGACCAGCACCGCTGGTCCCGCCGCAAGGCGGTGCTGACGGTGACGGTGGTCACGGCCGTCCTGGCACTGCCCTCCGCGCTCGGGAACGGCGCTGTTGGGTTCTTCACCCAATTACCGGGCCTCGGTTTGGACTTCCTCACGTTGATGGCCACGATCTGGAACAACTTTTCGCTGCCGATCGGTGGTTTCCTGACGGCCATCTTCGTCGGCTACGTCTGGCGGGTCGAGGGCGCCCTCTCGGAGCTGCTCGCCGAGCATGCCTGGTTTCCTCAGCCGCATCTCTGGGGCGCCATCATCCGCTACGTGTGCCCCGTCGCGATCTTCG
- a CDS encoding bifunctional methylenetetrahydrofolate dehydrogenase/methenyltetrahydrofolate cyclohydrolase — translation MTSLSNSARLLDGAGVARQIREELTPRVAAFTARFGRAPGLGIVLVGEDPASQIYVRNKARAGGEAGFWIDLHALPAATSLGDVLALVESLNRSERHDGILVQSPLPEAMGEGAARRVFDTIDPAKDVDGFSAESVGRLVQNRPGLRSCTPAGIMELLDRYGIDPAGHHAVVIGRSDIVGKPMALMLLHRHATVTICHSRTPDLADTAARADILVAAIGRAGFVTPGFVKPGATVVDVGMNRLSDEADVRRFFGEGSPRVADLARKGSVLIGDVHPGVAQVAGALTPVPGGVGPLTVAMLMKNTLAAGEARAASGRRAGP, via the coding sequence ATGACCTCATTGTCCAACAGCGCCCGGCTCCTGGATGGTGCCGGCGTGGCTCGACAGATTCGGGAAGAGCTGACGCCGAGGGTCGCGGCATTCACGGCGCGCTTCGGCCGCGCGCCGGGGCTCGGCATCGTACTGGTGGGTGAGGATCCGGCTTCGCAAATCTACGTGCGCAACAAGGCACGCGCCGGGGGAGAGGCCGGGTTTTGGATCGACCTGCATGCGCTTCCTGCCGCCACCTCCCTGGGCGATGTGCTCGCGCTCGTGGAAAGCCTCAATCGTAGCGAGCGCCACGATGGGATCCTGGTCCAATCACCGCTGCCGGAGGCCATGGGGGAGGGCGCGGCACGCCGCGTGTTCGACACCATCGATCCCGCAAAGGATGTGGATGGATTCAGCGCCGAGAGCGTTGGGCGGCTCGTCCAGAATCGGCCCGGCCTTCGCTCATGCACGCCTGCAGGCATCATGGAGCTGCTCGACCGCTACGGTATCGACCCCGCAGGACATCACGCCGTGGTCATTGGCAGAAGCGACATCGTGGGCAAGCCAATGGCGCTGATGCTGTTGCATCGCCACGCCACCGTCACGATTTGCCATTCCCGGACGCCGGATCTCGCCGATACCGCCGCACGTGCCGACATCCTCGTCGCGGCAATTGGGCGTGCGGGATTCGTCACGCCGGGGTTCGTCAAGCCGGGCGCCACCGTCGTGGACGTCGGCATGAACCGGCTGAGCGACGAAGCCGACGTCCGACGGTTCTTTGGTGAGGGCTCGCCAAGGGTTGCTGACCTTGCGCGCAAAGGCTCGGTTCTCATCGGCGACGTGCATCCGGGGGTGGCGCAGGTCGCCGGGGCGCTCACGCCGGTGCCGGGCGGTGTCGGTCCGCTGACCGTCGCGATGCTCATGAAGAACACGCTCGCGGCAGGCGAGGCGCGGGCTGCCAGCGGTCGTCGCGCAGGTCCTTAG